DNA sequence from the Coffea arabica cultivar ET-39 chromosome 11c, Coffea Arabica ET-39 HiFi, whole genome shotgun sequence genome:
CCCAAATGCAAAGTACCTCAATTGAACAAGCAATGAAATTTCACCAGGAAAAACAAAACCGAGATTAAGTTTTCCCAAATCCAACACTCTCAGAAGTTTAAACATGCGCAAAATAAATGAGAAATTGTATGGTATTGCATAGTTCTCACTCTGGCTGGAGACCAGTAGAGAGCTTAGAAGGGGACAAAATAGCCTTGATTTCTGAAAATGCTTTGCTTTAGAATAAATAGACAACCGACGAGTATTACTTGGCTCATCAAAATTAGAGAGTCCAGCGTAACCACGTCTCAACTgcagaaaattttcttctttggcTTTTCTTAGACAAAATTCATGCAACAAGTCATGAATGCGGCAAGTTTTCACTCCACCTATAGATTTTTGTTTGTCAACCATAACCAAGCTTCTCCCTATCAGATCCATTATATAGTCCTCAGCTATGTCCTCTAGACTCTTTACCTCTGTTTTTTGTACAAAGCCTTCAGCAATCCACAGCCGCATCAATCTCCAAACAGGAATCTCTTGGTCTTCTAAAAATACTCCAAAATATAGAAGGCATGGCTTCAAATAATTAGGTAAACTTTTGTAGCTCAGCTCCAACATATGCATGCAATGTTCTGTGCCGCAAACACTGCTTGAACTAAGACTTTCTGCCACTTTTTCCCAACCATCTTGCTCTAAGTTTCCAAGAATTCCAGCTGCGATCACAACTGTTAGAGGCAGCCCTTTACACCCTTTTGCTATATGCTTTCCAAGTAGCAATAGTGCCGGAGGATATCCTCCCCCTTCTATTAGTTTCTTCTGTAgtaattccaagcactcatcaTCGGTAAGTTGGCGAAGATGGAGAGGTCTACTTGCAGGTTTAACTTCCAAAGCCAACTTAGAAATTCGACTTGTTAAAAGAATTCTACTTCCATTGGCATCATCTGGGAACAACTTTTCCAACCCATTCCAGGCCTCAATGTCCCAAAGATCATCCAGAACAAGAAGGTACCTGTATCCCTTCAATCTGTGGTAGAGCTCTTCAGCAAGATCATCTTCTTTCATCCCAGAATATTCATTAGCACCCACAGGACGAATGCAAACCAATATCTGAATTAAGACATCTTTCTTTCCATATACTTGAGAAATGCAACACCAAGCACAAATCTGGAAGTGGCATATAATGAAAGGATCATGATAAACTTTGTTAGCTAATGTTGTCTTACCCAGTCCAGGCATGCCAACAATCGAAACAATGTCCAACTGTCCCGATCCTCTTGTAAGTCGGCAGATTATTTGCTCGGCCTCATCATCAAATCCCACCACAACTTGATTGAATGTTGGTATAGTCCTTTGTGATTGTGAATGCTGTAAAGCCTGGGCAGCCTTTTCAGcttcaaagctgaaattttcatcATCAATCTCTACAGATTCTACATTAACAAGCTTAATATCTTCCAGGATTGTACTGGGAGATTTAAATGTTTCTGTTACTGCATATTTGTCGGATACTTCTGCCTCAATAAGcttaatgttttcttggaaagcaAAGAGCACAATATCCATTTCCCTGGCAGAACCCTCTTTCAGTTCGTGCTTAAAAAGTGAGTAAATCACATTTCTTGCCTCACCAATGGAAGCTCCAATAATATCCTTCAGTTTTTCAGGTAGGTCATCAAAGTTCTCATACTGGTTTTCTAGAATGGTTCTCAAGAATCTCAGTCCCTCGTAGACTCTATGTATTTCATCTGTCTTAGAATCCATTAAACTGGCACTGCAGTTAAGTATCTCCCAAAGATTACCCAGGAAAGCATCGACTAAGCGTCCCAATATGTGCTTATTCATCTCCTTATTCATAGTGCATGATGATCCTGACAAATCTGAACCCATGAGGACTTGCATGTAAATCTCACGGACTGGAGGATCAACGGGGTTGATCATCTGTAGCAGTTCCAAAATCTTATTTTGCACTTCATTCAACACTTGTTCATCTTTTACGTCTAACCAACATACGGAAAAGATGCGTGCTGCATTCAGAGCCACAAGATTGATGTGAGCTATGGCAGCTCCCGATTGCCTCTGCTCAACAACTCGTGACACACTGAAGCGAATCAAACTTTGGAAGAATCTTAGCTTCTGCTGCAGGTCTTTGCTTAGTTCTAGTAGGACTTGACCATCATCTCCATGGATGCAGAGAAGAAAATCAACCAGATTCTCTAGTGCAGAGTCCATTAATTCAATCAACTCAGATCCCATTAGACAATTACTAGTTTGCAACAGAATATTAGAGaatctgaagtaaaaatggTTGATTTTTTGCCTGAAAGTTTCGATACTACGTCGAACTAGAAGAGACAACCTAAACAGCTTTTTACTCATTACTCTGCCCGATCTACGACAATAAGGTTGAAAATTGACTGCACTTTCATTGATAGCAGCTTCAAGTTTAGACATGAAAGATACTAGACTTACATGCTCATCACAGTCAGATTCAAAACTGCTCCATATTCTGGCGCAGAGGAGAAATGTCCTCAAGAGTCTAAACTCCCGCTTCAGTTTCTCAGCTATGTAAACATTTAAATCCCAAAGGTCATCCAGATTTTCCAAAGCATTCAAGACCGAATCCGCGCAGTTGGAGGAGGTGGAAGAGGCCATTTCTTGAGATGAAGAAGAACGATTAAATACTTTGTTCAATCTCTTTGTTCTACTATCTGGAAATCGTTGAAGCTTTAACCCAATCTCGAAGCAATAGAAGGCCTAACAGTCTTGATGAGACCGTTGACTAAGTAAAATGATGTGTACGACTGTGGACAGTCATTTGATTTGGTTAGGCAATTGATGATACAGACATGAGAAGCTTCCAAGTATGTGCCTTTTCCAAAAACAGAAATTATTTGAATGAGTTGATTTCTGAGAAATTTGCAAACACCTAGATACGTTGTTCCATCAGTagcgaaaaaaatttaaagattGTGTCATAACACAGTTGGATCTGTATACCCATTAGCCTCCTTTCATAGCCTCCTTAAACTCCCCTCCCCTTACATTAGGATAGAGtagattatataaatatatcgttgttgataaaaaaaaaaatacgttTTCccactattttttttaaaaaaaaattatcctaCATATTCATTTATggaattaaaatttcatttacatttatcgaagtaaaatttttttaaaaaaagatttaGTAAACATAATGAAAAAACTTAGTAAAATATAACCATAAAGCATCGACAAAGTTGAGGCTCTATACGTAGTCTAACTTTTTGAAAACGTTACTCTATAATAAGACGAGGTGATTAAGAAGAAATAGAATTAGAATAATCTATCAAATATAATAAAAGGAGAGTGTCTTCTACTGTAACATGCTGTCCTCGAGACAAGTGACTGGTCCACTGTTTGACACTTGGCACATCCTCCATATTTTGAAGGATCCTAACCCAAATAATTCTTTGCTGCACCTTTGTGGTGATGAACCACAATAATTTTCTGCATGTTATCCGAAAAAGGCCTTTTGGTACTAAGAAGACATGGGTTCACTTGTTTCTTCCAAAGGATTATACTCAATTGATAATATGGGCTCGTTTGAAAGGTGAATTTTTTAGGTGTTTgtataaaactttactgtagattactgtagaaattgtagaaaaatttttgtaagatgaaaatttttttctttttcattttctttctttctttttcatttttcttttttttttctttctttcttttttcttttccttccctcCTTCCCGCTTTTTCTCCTTTCACCTTCCTTCCCATGCTTCCTCTCCTAAGACTTCCATGGCTACAACTTAcagcaaagttttttttttttttctttctctttctctgtGCCTCCCCGCCATCCCTCTCCTCCCCTTCCCCGCCACCCCACCCTTCCCCCTCTCTTCCCTCCCCTACCACCCTCCCTCTTCCCTAGCTACAATCTGGTCGCGCAACCAGATCGCAACCCCCTCCCTCCCCCACTAGACTCACTCCTCCGCTGTAATAAAATGACTCACTCCTCCGTATATAGGAAAAAGTATAAGGCGTTCAAGTTTCGCTTGAACAATCCAAGCAGAAGGAGCACCAGAAAGGTAAGCTGCCCTTGGTTATTAAGAAGCCTGTGGTTTCTGAGATTTCGGAAAAGCATCAGCAGCAACTAGTCCAGTCAGTGGTGCCCGGTGTGGCTGGCAGTTCGGGTGCCAAAAATGATGATATTCAGGTAATAGAGCATGATTTGCGTCAGGGGTTCAGAATCGAACCCTCGCACCGAGAGAAAATCAGAATGCTTTCAAAAAGACAGAGACAGAGAAAATCAACTAGCATTTGCGATGCTAGCAGGAGGGGGAGGGTGCCGGGGGTGGCAGAGGCGAAGAGAGGAGGGGgaagggagaaagaaaaaaagaaaaagagcacCAACAAATCGGTCAAAGGGAGAAGGGAGAGGGGgtgagggagagaaaaaaaaagagtttggcTGGAACTGGCCACCGAAATAGTGACCGGCGCCGGAAGTGGTGGTGAAGGTGGTGGCCGACGACAAAGTGCGTGGTAGGTTGGGTGggggaggaaaaaaagaaaagttgaagagaaaattttttgtgtattttttaagtgtgtgtaggttaaaaattttgataaattttttaggttcatgtagcaaaagttgttaaaaaactagtattatacaaacttggtaaaaacTTGAGATTCCAAACAAGCCCATGGTTTCTTCTTGTGCTGTCTAATGTATAACCATTGCATCAGGATTTGCAAACTAATGTTAATTTACACCCATTGGATTATGATTAATTAAGTTCTAACCTGTTACGTATTTTGTGATAGATGAGTTGATTGATTGGAAATATGTTTTAGCCGTTTCTTGAGCTAAAACTCTGACTTTTACAGAGAAGAACAACTATCCCCCTACTTGATTAATCCTCAACCATTAATCAACCTAGAGATTAATCATGGATTTGATGCTTCCTTTCCACCATTTTTGGTTTGTTGGGAAAGCGGTACCGGTATAGGTAAGCCTGTCAAcggtccgggtctagacccaGACCTGAcccggatccgtgaaattattgcgggtatgggtagggatttaattccattacccagacccggatccggatccgttttgtcaaacaaaaaaataggTCGGATACGAAATATAGTATTCCGATCCGTATTATACTCGGG
Encoded proteins:
- the LOC113715830 gene encoding putative late blight resistance protein homolog R1A-10, with protein sequence MSSIRVVLRIAANLNLEVEQLDMKTAFLHGDLEEEIYMKQSEGFKKSDKENLVCRLNKSLYGLKQASRQWYKKFDSFMTDHKYHRTISDHCIYVKNFLDGDFVILLLYVDDMLIVGRDTIKIDRLNKELSKSFAMKDLGPVKQILGIKISRDRQNGKVWLFQEKYIEKILNMFNMSKANEFSTPLAGRFKLNIKQCSTSEKDKENIKNVPYTSTVDSLMYAMVCTRPHIANAVGVVNRYLSNPGKEHWNVIKWIFRYLKRTSRLCLCFSNGKTILDGYIDADMAGDFDKRKSTSGYLMIFAGGAVSWQNSRTKRLNKVFNRSSSSQEMASSTSSNCADSVLNALENLDDLWDLNVYIAEKLKREFRLLRTFLLCARIWSSFESDCDEHVSLVSFMSKLEAAINESAVNFQPYCRRSGRVMSKKLFRLSLLVRRSIETFRQKINHFYFRFSNILLQTSNCLMGSELIELMDSALENLVDFLLCIHGDDGQVLLELSKDLQQKLRFFQSLIRFSVSRVVEQRQSGAAIAHINLVALNAARIFSVCWLDVKDEQVLNEVQNKILELLQMINPVDPPVREIYMQVLMGSDLSGSSCTMNKEMNKHILGRLVDAFLGNLWEILNCSASLMDSKTDEIHRVYEGLRFLRTILENQYENFDDLPEKLKDIIGASIGEARNVIYSLFKHELKEGSAREMDIVLFAFQENIKLIEAEVSDKYAVTETFKSPSTILEDIKLVNVESVEIDDENFSFEAEKAAQALQHSQSQRTIPTFNQVVVGFDDEAEQIICRLTRGSGQLDIVSIVGMPGLGKTTLANKVYHDPFIICHFQICAWCCISQVYGKKDVLIQILVCIRPVGANEYSGMKEDDLAEELYHRLKGYRYLLVLDDLWDIEAWNGLEKLFPDDANGSRILLTSRISKLALEVKPASRPLHLRQLTDDECLELLQKKLIEGGGYPPALLLLGKHIAKGCKGLPLTVVIAAGILGNLEQDGWEKVAESLSSSSVCGTEHCMHMLELSYKSLPNYLKPCLLYFGVFLEDQEIPVWRLMRLWIAEGFVQKTEVKSLEDIAEDYIMDLIGRSLVMVDKQKSIGGVKTCRIHDLLHEFCLRKAKEENFLQLRRGYAGLSNFDEPSNTRRLSIYSKAKHFQKSRLFCPLLSSLLVSSQSENYAIPYNFSFILRMFKLLRVLDLGKLNLGFVFPGEISLLVQLRYFAFGGSMTSIPSSIANLWNLETLVLKLSHGSLFLPDTIWNMRTLRYLHGSGSFLDLSLAKDNWESSSDLCNLDTMSALVLDLGQSMDKIMKKFPNIRKLKCSLRETEESSGDWNKVVAIDFLWRLESLKLSFYHVNKNHYEYHFPLNLKKLTLEAFPWSAISSIGRLPNLEVLKLLGAKGYRVEIWNMEEGEFPKLKFLKLEALPVVRWTCSSDHLPCLQKLILHRCMELEELPSCLEEIPTLELIQVHRCPGSVGNLVQQIKEEQMNWGNVDLKILILEEI